The following are encoded together in the Pleurocapsa sp. FMAR1 genome:
- a CDS encoding MFS transporter → MKAWKVLEKTTKQKLIYLFTAGLLFWISITLLLPTLPTYIQVMGGTVQQVGIVMSCFAIGLLGSRTWLGKVADRRSRKLVILIGALVAAIAPIGYLLVNSIVGLAEIRAFHGISIAAFTIGYSALVVDLAPLQHRGTLIGYMNLAVPIGMSVGPAMGGFLQASGKLFVRDGTGYEVVFISSMICGILAFLLASQIKESALPEAESQQKLSNSRRDFWQLTKDPGLIVPTIILLLVGLVFGTLVAFLPLYIKELELDFNVGLFYTATAIASFSVRLFIGQASDRYGRGLFISGALVCYIVSMVLLTLAQTPIMFILAAIAEGAGAGILIPLVLALIADRSYAQERGQVFALCMGGFDLGIALGGFILGSLSFVLGGYQGIFALAAILALVALVIFVTQAGKNLRHSLYFALGKAQDVYALNK, encoded by the coding sequence GTGAAAGCCTGGAAAGTTCTCGAAAAAACCACAAAACAAAAGCTGATTTACCTATTTACAGCAGGATTGCTATTCTGGATCAGCATTACTTTATTATTACCGACTTTACCTACTTATATTCAAGTAATGGGTGGTACTGTTCAACAGGTAGGAATAGTAATGAGTTGTTTTGCGATTGGACTACTAGGTTCTCGTACTTGGTTAGGAAAGGTAGCAGATCGCCGTAGCCGAAAACTAGTGATTTTAATTGGTGCGCTAGTAGCAGCCATAGCACCTATAGGCTATTTACTAGTTAATTCTATAGTTGGTTTGGCAGAGATTAGGGCTTTTCATGGCATTAGTATTGCAGCTTTCACCATTGGCTATAGTGCTTTAGTAGTGGATTTAGCACCTCTGCAACATCGAGGAACGTTAATTGGCTACATGAATTTGGCTGTGCCGATTGGAATGTCTGTAGGACCAGCTATGGGTGGATTTTTACAGGCTAGTGGCAAATTATTTGTTCGAGATGGTACGGGCTACGAAGTTGTATTTATAAGCTCAATGATCTGCGGTATTTTAGCTTTTTTATTGGCGAGTCAAATTAAAGAATCAGCACTACCAGAAGCAGAATCTCAACAAAAGTTGAGTAACAGTAGGCGAGATTTTTGGCAGTTAACCAAAGATCCTGGTTTAATTGTGCCGACTATTATTTTATTGCTGGTGGGTTTGGTTTTTGGGACTTTAGTTGCTTTTTTACCTTTGTATATCAAGGAGTTGGAGCTAGACTTTAACGTCGGATTATTCTACACGGCAACGGCGATCGCCTCTTTTTCAGTCCGACTATTTATTGGTCAAGCAAGCGATCGCTATGGTCGAGGCTTATTTATCAGTGGCGCGCTTGTTTGCTATATTGTCTCGATGGTGTTGCTAACCTTGGCTCAGACCCCAATCATGTTTATCTTAGCTGCGATCGCCGAAGGAGCAGGAGCAGGAATACTAATTCCTTTGGTTTTAGCTTTAATTGCCGATCGCTCCTATGCCCAAGAAAGGGGACAGGTTTTTGCCTTGTGTATGGGGGGATTTGACTTAGGTATTGCCCTAGGAGGCTTTATTCTTGGTTCTCTATCTTTTGTCTTAGGGGGTTATCAAGGCATCTTTGCCTTAGCTGCAATCTTGGCTTTAGTTGCTCTAGTCATCTTTGTGACCCAAGCAGGTAAAAACCTGCGTCATTCTCTTTACTTTGCCCTGGGAAAAGCTCAGGATGTTTATGCCCTAAATAAGTAG
- the nfi gene encoding deoxyribonuclease V (cleaves DNA at apurinic or apyrimidinic sites), whose translation MKLKINFNHPWVKTVAEAKEIQEQLRHQVITTDTLGEVKYVAGVDIGFENNYAISKAAVVVLSYPELELVEKAIARIPTAFPYVPGYLSFREIPAILAAFPQLNTIPDLILCDGQGLAHPRRLGLASHLGVLLDIPTIGVAKSWFIGKHEEVALDKGSQQPLIDKHETIGMVLRSRTKVKPIYVSIGHKISLPTAIKYVMGCLTKYRLPETTRWADKLASQKQ comes from the coding sequence ATCAAATTGAAAATTAATTTTAACCATCCTTGGGTCAAAACTGTAGCCGAAGCCAAGGAAATTCAGGAGCAATTAAGACATCAGGTAATTACCACAGACACTTTGGGAGAGGTTAAATATGTAGCGGGGGTAGATATTGGCTTTGAAAATAACTATGCTATTTCCAAAGCAGCAGTAGTGGTATTGAGTTATCCAGAATTAGAGTTAGTGGAAAAAGCGATCGCTCGTATTCCTACAGCCTTTCCTTATGTGCCTGGATATCTTTCTTTTCGCGAAATTCCCGCAATTTTGGCAGCCTTTCCGCAGTTAAATACTATTCCTGACCTTATCTTGTGTGATGGTCAAGGTTTGGCTCATCCTCGTCGCCTAGGGTTGGCATCTCATTTAGGAGTGCTGTTAGATATTCCGACTATTGGGGTAGCAAAATCCTGGTTTATTGGTAAACATGAAGAAGTTGCTTTAGACAAAGGTAGCCAGCAGCCTTTAATAGATAAGCACGAGACTATCGGCATGGTATTGCGATCGCGCACCAAGGTAAAGCCTATTTATGTATCAATTGGACACAAGATCAGTTTGCCTACGGCGATCAAATATGTGATGGGCTGTTTGACAAAATACCGTTTGCCTGAGACTACTAGATGGGCAGATAAATTGGCTTCTCAAAAGCAATAA
- a CDS encoding YidH family protein — protein sequence MEKNPENSAQLKRRNSSRIRDHLANERTYLAWMRTAISLMGFGVVIVRLRFFRPPIATTPGNGWKLGLIFSLVGLSTVLLSTYHYFAVRHDIDEDTYEPPDRWVLIFSLTITLLGAGIIYYVFTLPLNPINTLNFE from the coding sequence ATGGAAAAAAACCCAGAAAATTCAGCTCAATTAAAACGAAGAAATTCTTCCCGTATTAGAGATCACTTAGCAAACGAGCGTACTTATCTAGCATGGATGCGGACGGCAATCTCTTTGATGGGCTTTGGTGTCGTCATCGTTCGTCTACGCTTTTTTAGACCACCTATAGCTACTACTCCTGGTAATGGTTGGAAGTTAGGATTAATCTTTTCTTTGGTAGGACTCTCAACAGTACTCCTCTCAACTTATCATTATTTTGCTGTGCGCCATGATATAGATGAAGATACATATGAACCGCCCGATCGCTGGGTATTAATTTTTAGCTTGACCATTACACTTCTGGGCGCGGGCATTATTTATTATGTTTTCACCCTGCCTCTCAACCCAATTAATACTCTTAATTTTGAATAA
- a CDS encoding superoxide dismutase has protein sequence MAYELPSLPYDYKALEPSISQGTLEFHHDKHHAAYVSKYNDAVKGTELDSQSIEEVIKAIAKDNSKAGLFNNAAQAWNHTFYWQCMKPDGGGTPTGELAQKIEADFGSFDKFVEAFKNAGGTQFGSGWAWLVLDGDTLKVTKTLNADNPLTSEQVPLLTMDVWEHAYYLDYQNKRPAYIDDFLGKLVNWDFVTQNLAAA, from the coding sequence ATGGCTTATGAATTACCATCTCTTCCTTACGATTACAAGGCTTTAGAACCATCTATTTCTCAAGGCACTTTAGAATTCCATCACGACAAGCATCATGCTGCTTATGTCAGTAAATATAATGACGCAGTAAAAGGGACAGAATTAGATAGCCAATCTATAGAAGAGGTCATCAAAGCGATCGCCAAAGATAATAGCAAAGCTGGACTGTTTAATAATGCTGCCCAAGCTTGGAATCATACTTTTTATTGGCAATGTATGAAACCCGATGGCGGTGGTACTCCTACAGGAGAATTAGCTCAAAAAATTGAGGCTGACTTTGGTAGTTTTGACAAATTTGTCGAAGCTTTCAAAAACGCAGGTGGAACTCAGTTTGGCAGTGGTTGGGCGTGGCTAGTTTTAGATGGCGATACACTCAAAGTAACCAAAACTCTGAATGCTGATAATCCTTTAACTAGCGAACAAGTTCCTCTATTAACTATGGATGTTTGGGAACACGCCTACTATCTCGATTATCAAAATAAACGTCCTGCTTATATCGATGATTTTCTCGGTAAATTAGTCAATTGGGATTTTGTCACTCAAAATTTGGCTGCTGCGTAA
- a CDS encoding MotA/TolQ/ExbB proton channel family protein, with the protein MSKLSLKPKARSQNSKRQELEIDPIFLLLLALAIFLVTYGVIGIVPPFRQSYVGVLLFERGPIQYLVVALAAIVLATSILKFLLLRNEYNALSKIWIADHIPLDQPDTHEVDYFQQRLMKDKNLIAIRCGRILKAYVKSGDRTVANEFALDDSSFYLSASESSYSIPRILVWAIPLLGFIGTVVGISSAVNNFSGLLNTAGDIEKIKAGIGAVTQGLGVAFDTTLLALFLSVLVMIPLVIVEKYESKLLLGIDVFINDKLLPRLKKRNEQLDPETINQAVEGAIKEYFPQPQDLIEPANAYAEQAAKRLSQGFLSEIGKVQDVSSQVIAQVGEVRKMADRDRQEFLSFFAKQQQANQELVVQIRAILEEIRSKNMAVANDLNAQTQGISHQLEKAAQVLESRVGSLETATQKMTDFQQIQQGLERSFASLEKTAQLENVLAGVKDNLSQLQPILQQLNKPRRITFVEQDNNNNS; encoded by the coding sequence ATGAGCAAGTTAAGCCTTAAACCTAAAGCCCGTAGTCAAAATTCCAAACGTCAGGAATTAGAAATTGACCCTATCTTTCTATTGTTATTGGCATTAGCAATTTTTCTAGTCACCTATGGTGTAATCGGCATTGTGCCACCATTTAGGCAATCTTATGTTGGGGTATTACTATTTGAAAGAGGTCCTATTCAATACTTAGTAGTGGCATTGGCTGCGATAGTGTTAGCAACTTCGATCTTGAAATTTTTGCTGCTGAGGAATGAATATAATGCTCTAAGTAAGATCTGGATTGCCGATCACATACCTTTAGATCAGCCTGATACTCATGAGGTTGATTATTTTCAGCAGCGGTTGATGAAGGACAAAAACTTAATCGCCATAAGATGTGGGCGAATTTTGAAAGCCTATGTAAAAAGTGGCGATCGCACTGTGGCTAACGAGTTTGCTCTAGATGATTCTTCTTTTTATCTTAGTGCCTCAGAATCTTCCTATTCTATACCTCGTATTTTGGTTTGGGCAATTCCTCTACTAGGCTTTATTGGTACGGTTGTTGGTATTAGTAGCGCGGTTAATAATTTTTCTGGTCTTTTAAACACTGCGGGAGACATCGAAAAAATTAAGGCGGGAATTGGGGCAGTAACACAAGGTTTGGGAGTAGCGTTTGATACTACTTTGTTAGCTCTATTTCTGAGTGTCTTGGTGATGATTCCTTTAGTAATAGTTGAAAAATACGAGTCTAAATTACTCTTGGGAATTGATGTCTTTATTAACGATAAATTATTACCCCGATTAAAAAAGAGAAATGAACAGCTAGATCCAGAAACTATCAATCAAGCTGTAGAAGGCGCAATCAAAGAATATTTTCCTCAACCTCAAGACTTGATTGAGCCAGCCAATGCTTACGCTGAACAAGCTGCCAAAAGACTCTCTCAAGGATTTTTATCGGAAATAGGCAAGGTTCAAGACGTTAGCTCTCAGGTCATTGCCCAAGTTGGCGAAGTCAGAAAAATGGCAGATCGCGATCGCCAAGAGTTTTTGAGCTTTTTTGCCAAGCAACAGCAAGCAAACCAAGAGTTAGTCGTGCAAATTCGAGCAATTTTAGAAGAGATTAGAAGCAAAAATATGGCAGTTGCCAACGATCTCAATGCTCAAACCCAAGGAATTAGCCACCAACTAGAAAAAGCTGCTCAAGTTTTAGAAAGTAGAGTTGGTTCTTTAGAAACCGCAACTCAGAAAATGACTGATTTTCAGCAGATACAGCAGGGTTTAGAAAGAAGTTTTGCATCCTTAGAAAAAACTGCACAGCTAGAAAATGTTCTAGCAGGAGTTAAAGATAACTTATCTCAGCTTCAGCCCATTCTCCAACAGCTAAATAAGCCTCGTCGCATTACTTTTGTCGAACAGGACAATAATAATAATTCTTAG
- a CDS encoding GumC family protein, with product MLSNNSKDQNINNSSASAGSKRDSLDVDFSEYLLKVKRRWKPALAIFLLTLGVTGGLSLLQQKTYQAEGKLLFKQKTAANYVGIGQQAGELEPLLNSQSPLSTQIEVLTSEPVIQQVIDRQKLTNDQGEPLKPEDFRKKLATELVGGTDVVQINYKSPDPKIASEVVNSLMDVYVQEQIRGNQSQPEAARDFIEKELPGVETKVEQAESNISKFRTENSIVDIGEEKKDLVANLGALNQQITTTGSELQGTQAQTSALQSQIGLDMNQAIAANQLGASPEVQSIIEQLGATESELAEQRQRFKDDHPTIVSLLEKKNDLTQQLQGLIASSVGQGVNVSEGLLNSKDGTKENQLERFISLKIDELSLQRQVASLYESQQKYLQRAKEIPRLEKQEQELVRNSEAAGKTYKTLLDSLQQAQIAGNQQSGNTDIVEYASVPDQGSSGRVVLMGLGIVLGAFLANLSVILLEMQDRSLKSLAEIKKRFAYNVIGITPLEPPSYQGRIITREEPDSFTSEIYRMIQANLKFLTSDKPPKVILITSSVPEEGKSTVTANLGAAIAQLGRNVLLVDGDLRRSSQHYLWDVDNNQGLKDIVVNNVSPIPILKKPMPNLSLLTSGMVNSNPLAILDSPALSDFVGRSRREYDLILIDAPPLPVTADVLTLSKLVDGIVFITRPGIVEQESAELAQEALATTGKKVLGMVVNGVKPNDFDRYSYHGRYAKSYYDKGTLGNQIPKYPDLKAKVSDISENNNSHKGRVSKTKI from the coding sequence ATGTTGAGTAATAACTCTAAAGACCAAAATATCAATAATTCTTCTGCGTCAGCAGGTTCTAAGAGAGACTCCCTAGACGTAGATTTTAGCGAGTATCTACTTAAAGTTAAAAGACGTTGGAAACCCGCCTTAGCAATATTCCTCTTAACTTTAGGAGTTACGGGAGGTCTGAGCTTATTACAGCAGAAAACATATCAAGCAGAAGGCAAATTGCTGTTTAAACAAAAAACCGCAGCCAACTATGTAGGAATTGGGCAACAGGCAGGTGAACTAGAACCTTTGTTGAATAGTCAAAGTCCTTTAAGTACCCAAATTGAGGTTTTAACTTCTGAACCAGTAATTCAACAGGTAATCGATCGGCAAAAGCTAACCAATGATCAAGGAGAACCTTTAAAACCTGAAGATTTTAGAAAAAAACTGGCTACAGAATTAGTTGGTGGGACTGATGTAGTTCAAATAAATTACAAGAGTCCCGATCCAAAAATAGCTTCTGAAGTAGTAAATTCCTTAATGGATGTCTATGTTCAGGAGCAGATTAGAGGCAATCAGTCTCAGCCAGAAGCAGCTAGAGATTTTATCGAAAAAGAGTTACCTGGTGTTGAAACCAAGGTAGAACAAGCAGAGTCTAATATCTCTAAATTTAGAACGGAAAATAGCATTGTTGATATTGGTGAAGAAAAGAAAGATTTAGTTGCTAACCTGGGAGCATTAAACCAGCAAATAACAACTACTGGCTCTGAACTACAAGGTACTCAGGCTCAAACTTCTGCGCTACAAAGTCAGATCGGCTTAGATATGAATCAGGCTATTGCTGCTAATCAATTAGGAGCTTCTCCTGAAGTTCAAAGTATTATAGAGCAGTTGGGCGCAACCGAATCAGAGCTAGCTGAACAGCGTCAAAGATTTAAGGATGACCACCCTACTATAGTCAGTCTCCTAGAAAAGAAAAATGACTTGACACAGCAGCTACAAGGATTAATTGCTAGTTCTGTCGGACAGGGAGTTAATGTATCTGAAGGTTTATTAAACAGCAAAGACGGAACAAAAGAAAACCAGTTAGAGAGATTTATTAGCTTAAAAATTGACGAATTAAGCTTGCAAAGACAGGTTGCTTCTCTGTATGAATCTCAGCAGAAATATTTGCAGCGAGCTAAAGAAATACCGCGACTAGAAAAGCAAGAGCAAGAATTAGTTCGTAACTCAGAAGCTGCGGGCAAAACATACAAGACCCTATTAGATAGCCTACAGCAAGCGCAAATAGCAGGAAATCAACAAAGTGGTAATACTGATATTGTAGAATATGCCTCTGTTCCAGATCAAGGTAGCTCTGGTAGGGTAGTGTTAATGGGACTAGGGATAGTTTTAGGCGCGTTTTTGGCGAATTTATCCGTTATTTTGCTGGAAATGCAGGATCGTTCCCTTAAGAGTCTAGCAGAAATTAAAAAGAGATTTGCCTATAACGTTATTGGTATTACTCCTTTAGAGCCACCTAGCTATCAGGGTAGAATTATTACCAGGGAAGAACCAGATTCTTTTACCAGCGAAATTTATCGCATGATTCAGGCAAATCTTAAATTTTTGACTAGCGATAAACCTCCCAAAGTAATCTTGATTACCAGCTCCGTTCCTGAAGAAGGAAAATCAACGGTAACAGCTAACTTAGGAGCAGCGATCGCTCAACTGGGTCGTAATGTCTTATTAGTAGACGGAGATCTGCGTCGTTCTTCTCAACATTATTTATGGGATGTAGACAATAACCAAGGCTTGAAAGACATTGTTGTTAACAATGTTAGTCCCATACCGATTCTCAAAAAGCCAATGCCAAATCTAAGCCTGTTAACCAGTGGCATGGTCAACTCTAATCCTTTGGCTATACTTGACTCTCCTGCTCTAAGTGACTTTGTAGGTCGCTCCCGCCGAGAATATGACCTGATTCTCATCGATGCACCTCCTTTGCCTGTTACCGCAGACGTACTTACCCTAAGTAAGCTAGTAGATGGCATCGTTTTTATAACTAGACCTGGAATTGTTGAACAAGAAAGCGCGGAGCTTGCTCAAGAGGCTTTGGCTACTACAGGAAAAAAGGTATTAGGAATGGTAGTCAATGGGGTCAAGCCAAACGACTTCGATCGCTATTCTTATCATGGTCGTTATGCTAAAAGCTACTACGATAAAGGAACTTTGGGCAATCAGATTCCCAAATACCCCGATCTAAAAGCGAAAGTATCTGACATTTCTGAAAACAATAATTCCCACAAAGGTAGGGTCAGCAAAACCAAAATTTAA
- the upp gene encoding uracil phosphoribosyltransferase: MTLQLRVYVPEHPLIKHWLAVARDVDTPSVLFKSAMTELGRWLTYEATRNWLPTLDTVVQTPLKECSATFINPEMPVGIVPILRAGLVLLDGVQQILPLAGIYHLGLVRNESTLEPECYLNKLPDRFNPQARIVILEPMLATGGSIMMAMKEIVSRGVQPEFIRIVSVVAAPPALRQLSESYPGLEIYTATIDEGLNSKGYIVPGLGDAGDRAFGT; this comes from the coding sequence ATGACTTTACAACTGCGAGTTTATGTTCCAGAACACCCTTTGATTAAACATTGGCTGGCGGTTGCACGGGACGTTGATACACCTTCTGTGCTATTCAAAAGTGCGATGACGGAATTAGGACGATGGTTGACTTATGAAGCGACTAGAAATTGGCTGCCTACTTTAGATACAGTAGTCCAAACCCCCTTAAAAGAATGCTCTGCCACATTTATTAACCCTGAGATGCCTGTGGGAATAGTACCAATTCTCCGAGCAGGTTTGGTATTGTTAGATGGAGTGCAACAAATTCTGCCTTTGGCAGGGATTTATCATTTAGGTTTGGTAAGGAATGAATCAACTCTTGAACCTGAGTGTTATTTAAACAAATTACCCGATCGCTTTAACCCCCAAGCAAGAATCGTTATCCTTGAACCGATGCTAGCTACGGGAGGATCGATTATGATGGCAATGAAGGAGATTGTTAGTCGAGGTGTCCAGCCTGAGTTTATTCGGATTGTCTCCGTGGTTGCTGCTCCTCCTGCTCTTAGACAATTGAGCGAAAGTTATCCTGGACTAGAAATCTACACGGCTACTATCGATGAAGGATTAAACAGCAAAGGATATATAGTTCCTGGTCTAGGAGATGCAGGCGATCGCGCTTTTGGCACTTAA
- a CDS encoding LapA family protein, with translation MKAFVGLLNSSMWAGYIAAIAIFSIQNIKPVSLNFLTFQSINIPVGVLLTFCGAAGIIIGWFIPLLFSKRRRVNTNSRI, from the coding sequence ATGAAAGCATTTGTAGGTCTATTAAATTCTTCGATGTGGGCAGGTTATATTGCAGCGATCGCCATTTTCTCAATTCAAAACATTAAACCTGTATCCCTTAACTTTCTCACATTTCAATCCATTAACATACCTGTAGGAGTATTGTTGACTTTTTGTGGCGCAGCAGGAATAATTATTGGCTGGTTTATTCCCTTATTGTTTTCCAAAAGGAGAAGAGTTAATACCAATTCTCGAATATAG
- a CDS encoding Uma2 family endonuclease, translating to MPGNLSAFAHGGNPQDRNASPPQLLHRVADRSGGNGSVQEPCSTPASKRQFLQVGESAQRTGLGTRTFEIANKTLSKDLVEKSAIYARNDIQEYWIIDLVNKKLIVHTHPQNNSYSKITEYTDGSISPLAFPDLEIALDQLLLF from the coding sequence ATGCCAGGGAACCTTTCAGCATTTGCTCATGGGGGAAACCCCCAAGACCGCAATGCTTCACCACCGCAACTGCTTCACCGCGTCGCCGACAGATCGGGTGGAAACGGCTCCGTCCAGGAGCCATGTTCCACACCCGCTAGCAAGCGCCAGTTCCTTCAAGTCGGGGAATCCGCCCAACGGACTGGCTTGGGAACGCGCACCTTTGAGATTGCTAACAAAACTCTGAGTAAAGATTTAGTAGAAAAAAGTGCTATTTATGCCCGTAACGACATTCAAGAGTATTGGATAATAGATTTGGTAAACAAAAAGTTAATTGTTCATACTCATCCTCAAAACAATAGCTATTCTAAAATAACAGAATACACTGATGGTTCAATTTCTCCTTTGGCTTTTCCCGATCTGGAAATTGCCCTAGATCAACTTTTATTGTTTTAA